One genomic segment of Impatiens glandulifera chromosome 6, dImpGla2.1, whole genome shotgun sequence includes these proteins:
- the LOC124942226 gene encoding mitogen-activated protein kinase kinase 9-like, which translates to MALVRERRQINLKLPLPETIDRRPRFPIPIPPISTASTTTSSSSLSIATDFEKLQVLGHGNSGTVYKVRHKRTSAIHALKFVNSDSDPIIRRQIHREKEILRRTDSPYIVKCNDIFENINGDIAILMEYMDAGTLQNLLQTKGTFNESSLSSIARQVLNGLSYLHGHKIIHRDIKPANLLVNKKMDVKIADFGVSKIMCRTLDACNSYVGTSAYMSPERFDPETYGLDYNGYAADIWSLGLTLMELYMGHFPLLPPGQRPDWSTLMCAICFGEPPSLPESSSEVFRSFIGCCLQKQSDKRSTAEELLKHAFVSLEKMVD; encoded by the coding sequence ATGGCTCTCGTAAGAGAACGTCGACAGATTAATCTCAAGCTTCCATTACCCGAAACAATCGATCGCCGCCCACGTTTCCCCATACCCATACCTCCAATCTCCACCGCTTCCACAACCACCTCCTCATCATCTCTTTCAATCGCAACCGACTTCGAAAAACTCCAAGTACTCGGCCATGGTAACAGTGGAACCGTCTATAAAGTTCGTCATAAACGTACATCCGCAATCCACGCTCTCAAATTCGTCAACAGCGATTCAGATCCAATAATCCGCCGTCAAATTCACCGTGAAAAAGAAATCCTCCGCCGGACCGATTCTCCATACATAGTCAAATGCAACGACATCTTCGAAAACATCAACGGAGATATCGCGATCTTGATGGAATATATGGATGCAGGAACACtacaaaatcttcttcaaacAAAAGGAACTTTCAATGAATCATCTCTCTCATCAATCGCACGTCAAGTTCTTAATGGGTTGAGTTATTTACATGGGCATAAGATCATTCATCGTGATATCAAACCTGCGAATTTACTAGTGAATAAGAAAATGGATGTGAAAATTGCTGATTTTGGAGTTAGTAAGATTATGTGTAGGACGCTTGATGCATGTAATTCTTATGTGGGTACTAGTGCTTATATGAGTCCGGAAAGATTTGATCCAGAAACTTATGGTTTAGATTATAATGGGTATGCTGCTGATATTTGGAGCTTAGGGTTGACGTTAATGGAGCTTTATATGGGTCATTTTCCATTGTTACCACCTGGTCAGAGACCAGATTGGTCTACTTTGATGTGTGCTATATGTTTTGGTGAGCCGCCGAGTTTGCCGGAAAGTTCGTCGGAGGTTTTTAGGAGTTTTATTGGATGTTGTTTACAGAAACAGTCGGATAAGAGGTCGACGGCGGAGGAATTGTTGAAACATGCTTTTGTGTCGTTGGAGAAGATGGTGGATTAG
- the LOC124943688 gene encoding uncharacterized protein LOC124943688, with the protein MIGYELNYSSVEKVCWALAWVTKRLRHYMQALPIKLVSRLDPIRFLFQRTILSPHLAKWMMMISEYDITYTVQKSIKESIVVDFLADQPITIDDDDEEMVFPDDEIMNVQSEAWKLMFDGASGKQGYGIGILLIDHVGTHNPTSVKLSYSVTNNEAEYEACIVGIKLANEKRISRLKVIGDSNLVISQANGDWQVKGGNLKPYHSFLMRLIAKFESIVFIHAPRSQNRSVDALTTLAAMTQIPEGIKIKPLKIQQRCSRIYEKLVFANTNISSKPWFEPIQSYIERGEYPAHFQKKERRALHQFATSYVVVEECLYRRSFDGQNMLCVDQAESTTIMEEVHVGNCGSHMNGMSLAKKVLRLDYVWQNLEHDCIGFIKKCH; encoded by the coding sequence ATGATCGGTTACGAGTTGAACTATTCTTCTGTGGAAAAAGTCTGTTGGGCACTAGCCTGGGTAACGAAAAGGTTGCGCCACTACATGCAAGCCCTCCCAATCAAGCTAGTGTCAAGACTCGATCCCATTCGTTTCTTGTTTCAAAGAACTATTCTTTCGCCGCATCTtgctaaatggatgatgatgatttcagaATATGACATCACATATACCGTGCAAAAGTCAATCAAGGAGAGTATAGTGGTTGATTTCCTAGCTGATCAACCAATCACCATTGATGACGATGATGAAGAGATGGTCTTCCCAGATGATGAGATTATGAATGTTCAATCCGAAGCGTGGAAGTTGATGTTTGATGGCGCATCGGGAAAACAAGGTTACGGCATTGGTATCCTTTTGATCGATCATGTTGGCACGCATAATCCTACTTCTGTTAAGTTGAGTTATAGTGTCACCAACAACGAAGCTGAGTACGAAGCATGCATTGTTGGGATCAAGTTAGCCAACGAGAAGAGGATTAGCAGATTGAAGGTTATTGGAGACTCGAATCTTGTAATCTCACAAGCCAACGGAGATTGGCAGGTCAAAGGCGGCAATCTTAAACCTTATCATTCTTTCCTCATGCGTTTAATCGCCAAATTCGAAAGTATTGTTTTCATCCATGCTCCAAGGAGTCAGAATCGTTCCGTTGACGCCCTTACAACTCTCGCGGCAATGACTCAGATTCCTGAAGGAATCAAGATTAAGCCACTCAAAATCCAACAAAGGTGCAGTCGCATCTATGAGAAACTAGTGTTTGCTAACACTAATATCTCAAGTAAACCTTGGTTCGAGCCCATCCAATCATATATCGAAAGGGGGGAATATCCTGCCCACTTTCAGAAGAAAGAGCGTCGCGCTCTCCATCAGTTTGCCACTAGCTATGTGGTTGTGGAAGAATGTCTCTATCGACGATCTTTTGATGGACAAAACATGCTTTGTGTAGATCAGGCGGAATCTACCACCATCATGGAAGAAGTGCATGTTGGGAATTGCGGTTCTCACATGAATGGCATGTCTCTTGCTAAGAAAGTTCTTCGGCTAGACTACGTTTGGCAGAACTTGGAACATGATTGCATTGGGTTCATCAAGAAATGTCATTAG
- the LOC124941101 gene encoding uncharacterized protein LOC124941101, with protein sequence MDTLNQEITHPSHPYHRLILTPTPAYTSGQFICDSCNIHSTGYSYHCSTCNFDLCLQCVIKPLIKNHNLHPHQLHLTFAPPYISNTFSCDVCHHLGTSQWLYRCAPCQFDVHLDCPSATQQSQHGVLQSQRQLVQSSCRSPAPATATFPATAPSPATVTFPAAAAPYPATVTFPAAAAPSPATVTFPAAAPPPATFPAAAPPPSTANNQSLGDSMMKAAVLGFIGGTFTEVGHNFSKFMFDDY encoded by the coding sequence atggaTACGCTAAACCAAGAGATAACCCACCCTTCTCATCCTTACCACCGACTCATTCTCACCCCTACTCCGGCTTACACCAGCGGCCAATTCATCTGCGACTCCTGTAATATCCATAGCACCGGATACAGTTACCATTGTTCTACTTGTAACTTTGATTTATGTCTCCAATGCGTTATCAAACCATTGATTAAGAATCATAACTTGCATCCTCACCAACTTCATCTCACCTTTGCTCCTCCTTACATATCAAATACATTCTCCTGCGATGTTTGTCATCATCTCGGAACTTCCCAATGGCTTTACCGATGCGCCCCCTGTCAATTTGACGTACATCTCGACTGCCCTTCAGCAACACAACAGAGCCAGCATGGGGTGTTGCAAAGTCAACGGCAGCTGGTACAGTCATCATGCAGGTCTCCGGCGCCGGCTACGGCTACATTTCCTGCGACGGCACCGTCTCCGGCTACGGTTACATTTCCAGCTGCGGCGGCACCGTATCCGGCTACGGTTACATTTCCTGCTGCGGCGGCACCGTCTCCGGCTACGGTTACATTTCCTGCGGCGGCACCGCCTCCGGCTACATTTCCTGCGGCGGCACCGCCTCCATCTACGGCGAATAATCAATCCTTAGGGGATTCAATGATGAAGGCGGCGGTACTAGGGTTTATAGGGGGGACGTTCACCGAGGTGGGacacaatttttcaaaatttatgttcGACGACTATTAA
- the LOC124942313 gene encoding uncharacterized protein LOC124942313 isoform X1, which translates to MGKLNHPPFITHFSHPHPLELCNLDLPNNQTHYLPPSSSCSACSLPLSSGYIYICKTCPNFSLHLSCSQLPPSITHPSHPYHPLFLTPTSTYPGGQFSCDACKIHSAGFSYHCSSCSFDLHIKCVIRPLIKNHHLHPHPLDLTFAPPYGDGSGFSCDVCRHVGTSHWLYRCKDCEFDVHLDCPSSVPGRQSTPAPLIHQQSLPAPPLKHQQSMPAAAFKKIKSFSKNIFQQAPLTHQQSLPAMGVAGGQPPMQQNYYPQPQFQQQQQQQQVNQAPIMQQSASLGVMQNQRPPVQSWQAQAQAPGQAMGPAANQSMGDMVMQAAVQGFVEGAAQQVAQTMVQDFILNDGGAGAGDNNNGGDQVDCENY; encoded by the exons ATGGGTAAGCTAAACCATCCTCCATTCATAACCCATTTCAGCCATCCCCATCCATTAGAGCTCTGCAATCTCGATCTCCCCAATAATCAAACCCACTATCTTCCTCCATCATCATCTTGCTCAGCCTGTTCTCTTCCTCTATCCTCCGGTTACATCTACATCTGCAAAACATGTCCAAATTTCTCCCTCCACCTTTCTTGTTCTCAATTACCTCCTTCAATCACCCACCCTTCTCATCCTTACCACCCTCTCTTTCTCACCCCTACTTCCACTTATCCCGGCGGCCAATTCAGCTGCGACGCCTGTAAAATCCATAGCGCCGGATTCAGTTACCATTGTTCAAGTTGCAGCTTTGATTTACATATCAAATGTGTTATCAGACCATTGATTAAAAATCATCATTTGCATCCTCACCCACTTGATCTCACGTTTGCTCCTCCTTATGGAGATGGATCTGGATTCTCATGTGATGTTTGTCGTCATGTTGGTACTTCCCATTGGCTTTATCGATGTAAAGACTGTGAATTTGATGTTCATCTTGATTGCCCTTCTTCAGTTCCGGGAAGACAAAGTACTCCGGCGCCGTTGATTCATCAACAATCATTGCCTGCGCCGCCACTCAAACATCAACAATCAATGCCG GCGGCTGCCTTTAAGAAAattaagtctttttcaaaaaatattttccaaCAGGCGCCACTTACTCATCAACAATCGTTGCCGGCGATGGGGGTTGCCGGCGGTCAGCCTCCGATGCAGCAGAATTACTATCCGCAACCTCAATTTCAACAGCAACAACAGCAGCAGCAGGTAAATCAAGCTCCGATAATGCAACAAAGTGCGAGCTTGGGGGTGATGCAAAATCAACGGCCGCCGGTACAGTCATGGCAGGCTCAGGCTCAGGCGCCGGGTCAGGCGATGGGTCCGGCGGCGAATCAGTCGATGGGGGATATGGTGATGCAGGCGGCGGTGCAAGGGTTTGTAGAGGGGGCGGCGCAACAGGTGGCACAGACTATGGTTcaagattttattttgaacGACGGCGGCGCCGGCGCCGGTGATAACAATAATGGTGGAGATCAAGTTGACTGTGAGAATTATTGA
- the LOC124942313 gene encoding uncharacterized protein LOC124942313 isoform X2, whose protein sequence is MGKLNHPPFITHFSHPHPLELCNLDLPNNQTHYLPPSSSCSACSLPLSSGYIYICKTCPNFSLHLSCSQLPPSITHPSHPYHPLFLTPTSTYPGGQFSCDACKIHSAGFSYHCSSCSFDLHIKCVIRPLIKNHHLHPHPLDLTFAPPYGDGSGFSCDVCRHVGTSHWLYRCKDCEFDVHLDCPSSVPGRQSTPAPLIHQQSLPAPPLKHQQSMPAPLTHQQSLPAMGVAGGQPPMQQNYYPQPQFQQQQQQQQVNQAPIMQQSASLGVMQNQRPPVQSWQAQAQAPGQAMGPAANQSMGDMVMQAAVQGFVEGAAQQVAQTMVQDFILNDGGAGAGDNNNGGDQVDCENY, encoded by the exons ATGGGTAAGCTAAACCATCCTCCATTCATAACCCATTTCAGCCATCCCCATCCATTAGAGCTCTGCAATCTCGATCTCCCCAATAATCAAACCCACTATCTTCCTCCATCATCATCTTGCTCAGCCTGTTCTCTTCCTCTATCCTCCGGTTACATCTACATCTGCAAAACATGTCCAAATTTCTCCCTCCACCTTTCTTGTTCTCAATTACCTCCTTCAATCACCCACCCTTCTCATCCTTACCACCCTCTCTTTCTCACCCCTACTTCCACTTATCCCGGCGGCCAATTCAGCTGCGACGCCTGTAAAATCCATAGCGCCGGATTCAGTTACCATTGTTCAAGTTGCAGCTTTGATTTACATATCAAATGTGTTATCAGACCATTGATTAAAAATCATCATTTGCATCCTCACCCACTTGATCTCACGTTTGCTCCTCCTTATGGAGATGGATCTGGATTCTCATGTGATGTTTGTCGTCATGTTGGTACTTCCCATTGGCTTTATCGATGTAAAGACTGTGAATTTGATGTTCATCTTGATTGCCCTTCTTCAGTTCCGGGAAGACAAAGTACTCCGGCGCCGTTGATTCATCAACAATCATTGCCTGCGCCGCCACTCAAACATCAACAATCAATGCCG GCGCCACTTACTCATCAACAATCGTTGCCGGCGATGGGGGTTGCCGGCGGTCAGCCTCCGATGCAGCAGAATTACTATCCGCAACCTCAATTTCAACAGCAACAACAGCAGCAGCAGGTAAATCAAGCTCCGATAATGCAACAAAGTGCGAGCTTGGGGGTGATGCAAAATCAACGGCCGCCGGTACAGTCATGGCAGGCTCAGGCTCAGGCGCCGGGTCAGGCGATGGGTCCGGCGGCGAATCAGTCGATGGGGGATATGGTGATGCAGGCGGCGGTGCAAGGGTTTGTAGAGGGGGCGGCGCAACAGGTGGCACAGACTATGGTTcaagattttattttgaacGACGGCGGCGCCGGCGCCGGTGATAACAATAATGGTGGAGATCAAGTTGACTGTGAGAATTATTGA